One window of the Amycolatopsis mediterranei genome contains the following:
- a CDS encoding P-II family nitrogen regulator, producing MKLITAIVKPFTLDDVRSALEQLGVLGMTVSEVQGYGRQKGHTEVYRGAEYSVDFVAKLKVEVVTDDTNVEKVLEAITTAAHTGKIGDGKVWVTPVETVIRVRTGERGTDAL from the coding sequence ATGAAGCTCATCACGGCGATTGTGAAGCCGTTCACGCTCGACGACGTCCGCTCCGCGCTGGAACAGCTGGGCGTGCTCGGTATGACGGTCAGCGAAGTCCAGGGGTACGGCCGGCAGAAGGGCCACACCGAGGTCTACCGCGGTGCCGAGTACTCGGTGGACTTCGTGGCCAAGCTGAAGGTCGAGGTCGTCACCGACGACACCAACGTGGAGAAGGTCCTCGAGGCCATCACCACGGCCGCGCACACCGGCAAGATCGGTGACGGCAAGGTGTGGGTGACGCCCGTGGAGACCGTCATCCGGGTACGGACCGGCGAGCGCGGCACGGACGCTCTATAA
- a CDS encoding FAD-dependent oxidoreductase encodes MPDVLVAGAGPTGLLTAFELERAGADVLVLERDAEPTTQSKALGLQPRSVEVLADRGLLAAIEPHVRAKLPAGHFSGVPIDYTDLPTSFPYQLGVEQAHVAAAIEARLRTPVLRDAAVTAVAQDDEGVTVTAGGREHRAGWLVAADGGHSTVRTLLGADFPGSPARSSLVVADITLAVKPAGLAEDWQLPSSGSGYLLPLSEGRYRTVVFGEEQQRLERDEPVTAGEVQRALTAAHGPEILVGDVLWASRFGDASRQLERYRHGRVLFAGDAAHIHLPVGGQGLNLGLQDAVNLGWKLAATVHGTAPDGLLDSYHDERHPIAARVLVSTRAQAVLGVPDPDAVAVRAVVTELLAVPEARRAVAAELSGIGVTYPGITGRATDVPASQDGRAVLVGATVPAGWAGRVEGREGAAPRLVRPDGYVAWDGGPGLDEALRRWLGTPA; translated from the coding sequence ATGCCTGACGTCCTGGTCGCGGGCGCCGGCCCGACCGGCCTGCTGACCGCGTTCGAGCTGGAACGCGCCGGGGCCGACGTCCTGGTTCTCGAGCGGGACGCCGAGCCCACCACGCAGTCGAAGGCCCTCGGCCTGCAGCCCCGGTCCGTCGAGGTGCTGGCCGACCGCGGGCTGCTCGCCGCGATCGAGCCGCACGTGCGGGCGAAGCTGCCCGCCGGGCACTTCTCCGGCGTCCCGATCGACTACACCGACCTGCCCACGTCCTTCCCGTACCAGCTCGGCGTGGAACAGGCCCACGTCGCGGCGGCGATCGAGGCGCGGCTGCGCACCCCGGTGCTGCGCGACGCGGCCGTCACCGCCGTGGCGCAGGACGACGAGGGCGTGACGGTCACCGCCGGCGGGCGCGAGCACCGGGCCGGCTGGCTGGTCGCCGCCGACGGCGGGCACAGCACGGTCCGGACGCTGCTGGGTGCGGACTTCCCCGGCAGTCCGGCGCGGAGCTCGCTGGTCGTCGCGGACATCACCCTCGCCGTCAAGCCCGCCGGACTCGCGGAGGACTGGCAGCTGCCGTCCTCGGGGTCGGGGTACCTGCTGCCGCTGTCCGAAGGGCGCTATCGCACGGTCGTCTTCGGCGAAGAGCAGCAACGGCTCGAGCGCGACGAACCGGTCACCGCCGGCGAAGTGCAGCGGGCGCTGACCGCCGCGCACGGACCGGAGATCCTGGTGGGCGACGTGCTGTGGGCGTCGCGGTTCGGCGACGCGTCCCGGCAGCTGGAGCGCTACCGCCACGGCCGGGTGCTGTTCGCCGGCGACGCCGCGCACATCCACCTCCCGGTCGGTGGCCAGGGCCTCAACCTGGGCCTGCAGGACGCGGTGAACCTGGGCTGGAAGCTGGCCGCGACGGTCCACGGCACGGCACCGGACGGGCTGCTCGACAGCTACCACGACGAGCGCCACCCGATCGCGGCGCGTGTGCTGGTCAGCACAAGGGCGCAGGCGGTCCTCGGCGTCCCCGACCCGGACGCGGTCGCGGTCCGGGCGGTGGTCACGGAGCTGCTGGCCGTGCCCGAAGCACGCCGGGCGGTCGCCGCGGAGCTGTCGGGCATCGGGGTGACGTACCCGGGGATCACCGGCCGCGCGACCGATGTCCCGGCCAGCCAGGACGGCCGCGCGGTCCTGGTCGGCGCGACCGTGCCGGCGGGGTGGGCCGGGCGGGTCGAGGGCCGCGAGGGGGCGGCACCTCGGCTCGTCCGGCCCGACGGGTACGTCGCGTGGGACGGCGGACCGGGGCTCGACGAGGCACTCCGCCGCTGGCTCGGCACACCCGCCTAG
- a CDS encoding ammonium transporter — MLNAGDTAWVLASAALVMLMTPGLAFFYGGMVRAKSVLNMLMMNFIALAVVGVLWALYGFSMSFGDDAFGGFVGNFHFAGLENTFGKLAGFAVAATDTSPAVAWPGSDGLPILAFVMFQLMFAIITPALISGAIADRAKFWGWTLFVVVWVTVVYFPVAHWVFSFNGFVGENAVGGWIANNLKALDFAGGTAVHINAGAAGLALAIVLGKRKGWPKDTGRPHNVPFVLLGASLLWFGWYGFNAGSALAANDLAAVAFTNTTVATAAAVLGWLIVEQLKFGKPTTLGAASGAVAGLVAITPACGFVSPLGAIAIGLIAGLLCALAISLKFKFGFDDSLDVVGVHLVGGIVGTLLIGFFGTTSVNSLGADGLFYGGGFTQLGRQAAAAGAVLAYSFVLSFIIGFVIKKAGGFRVSTEDEVSGIDEAQHAESAYDFTGTGGGLGHPNTIPVKSATAATKLEESKA; from the coding sequence GTGCTGAACGCAGGAGACACCGCATGGGTATTGGCCAGCGCCGCGCTGGTCATGCTCATGACCCCAGGACTGGCGTTCTTCTATGGCGGCATGGTCCGCGCGAAGAGCGTCCTGAACATGCTGATGATGAACTTCATCGCGCTGGCCGTCGTGGGGGTGCTGTGGGCCCTGTACGGCTTCTCGATGTCCTTCGGCGACGACGCCTTCGGAGGTTTCGTCGGTAACTTCCACTTCGCCGGCCTCGAAAACACCTTCGGGAAGCTCGCCGGCTTTGCGGTCGCCGCGACCGACACGTCACCGGCGGTGGCCTGGCCCGGCTCGGATGGCCTGCCCATCCTCGCCTTCGTGATGTTCCAGCTGATGTTCGCGATCATCACCCCCGCGCTGATCTCCGGCGCCATCGCCGACCGCGCGAAGTTCTGGGGCTGGACGCTGTTCGTCGTCGTCTGGGTCACGGTCGTGTACTTCCCGGTCGCGCACTGGGTGTTCTCGTTCAACGGCTTCGTCGGCGAGAACGCCGTCGGCGGCTGGATCGCGAACAACCTCAAGGCACTCGACTTCGCCGGTGGTACCGCGGTCCACATCAACGCCGGTGCCGCGGGCCTGGCGCTGGCGATCGTGCTCGGCAAGCGCAAGGGCTGGCCGAAGGACACCGGCCGGCCGCACAACGTGCCGTTCGTGCTCCTCGGTGCCTCGCTGCTGTGGTTCGGCTGGTACGGCTTCAACGCCGGTTCGGCGCTGGCCGCCAACGACCTCGCCGCGGTCGCGTTCACCAACACCACCGTCGCCACCGCCGCCGCGGTGCTCGGCTGGCTGATCGTGGAGCAGCTCAAGTTCGGCAAGCCGACCACCCTCGGCGCGGCTTCCGGTGCGGTTGCCGGCCTGGTCGCCATCACCCCGGCGTGTGGTTTCGTGAGCCCGCTCGGGGCCATCGCGATCGGCCTGATCGCCGGTCTCCTCTGTGCGCTGGCCATCTCGCTCAAGTTCAAGTTCGGCTTCGACGACTCGCTCGACGTCGTGGGTGTCCACCTGGTCGGCGGCATCGTCGGCACGCTGCTGATCGGCTTCTTCGGCACCACCAGCGTCAACTCGCTCGGTGCGGACGGCCTGTTCTACGGCGGCGGGTTCACCCAGCTGGGTCGACAGGCCGCGGCCGCCGGTGCGGTGCTCGCGTACTCCTTCGTGTTGTCCTTCATCATCGGCTTCGTGATCAAGAAGGCGGGCGGCTTCCGCGTCAGCACCGAGGACGAGGTCAGCGGCATCGACGAAGCCCAGCACGCGGAGAGCGCCTACGACTTCACCGGGACGGGCGGTGGCCTCGGGCACCCGAACACCATCCCGGTCAAGTCCGCCACGGCGGCCACGAAACTCGAGGAGAGCAAGGCATGA
- a CDS encoding VC0807 family protein, whose translation MMIEQKTEPDAGLRRVVRANVRNVVFEVIVPMALFYGLRAAGVSQWWALMAGVLVAAPYVVWTVARNRKIDLVALVTLSVLVLSVVLGLLSDDPRTLVIREGWTAALGGLFGAWMLVTVFVGRPAQLTLGRTIAEIKRGAEGADAWAGRWDTDARFRRGLRINTAAWGAVLLGSAVVHIVLVYTLPIDLIALVTNVAWFGALALLIAWHVWYLRKENLDA comes from the coding sequence ATCGAGCAGAAGACCGAACCCGACGCCGGCCTGCGCCGGGTCGTGCGCGCCAACGTGCGGAACGTCGTGTTCGAAGTGATCGTCCCGATGGCGCTGTTCTACGGCCTGCGCGCCGCGGGGGTGAGCCAGTGGTGGGCGCTGATGGCCGGTGTCCTGGTCGCCGCGCCGTACGTGGTGTGGACCGTCGCCCGCAACCGCAAGATCGACCTCGTCGCCCTGGTCACGCTCAGCGTCCTGGTGCTCTCGGTCGTGCTCGGCCTGCTGTCGGACGACCCGCGCACGCTGGTCATCCGCGAAGGCTGGACAGCGGCGCTGGGCGGCCTGTTCGGCGCGTGGATGCTGGTGACGGTCTTCGTCGGCCGCCCGGCGCAGCTGACGCTCGGCCGCACGATCGCCGAGATCAAGCGCGGCGCCGAAGGAGCCGACGCGTGGGCGGGCCGCTGGGACACCGATGCCCGGTTCCGGCGCGGCCTGCGGATCAACACGGCTGCCTGGGGCGCGGTGCTGCTGGGCAGCGCGGTGGTGCACATCGTGCTCGTCTACACGCTGCCGATCGACCTCATCGCGCTGGTCACCAACGTGGCGTGGTTCGGCGCGCTGGCCCTGCTGATCGCCTGGCACGTCTGGTACCTCCGCAAGGAGAACCTCGATGCCTGA
- a CDS encoding putative RNA methyltransferase, whose translation MTPADRGNDPLPPRVVAALRCSVCGDPIGAAGPTLRCGNRHSFDLARQGYVNLLHARIPAGTADTAPMVAARADFLASGAYEPLADELARVCADAGGLVIDAGAGTGYYLARVLEASEAFGLALDVSAVALRRAARAHPRLGAAVWNLWEPWPVGDRVASVVLNVFAPRNGPEFHRVLRPGGLLVVAAPAPDHLRELGDLVLAVDERKDERLDATLGEYFTRTDRTEVRREVALTPRQVRQAVEMGPAAFHLDRDGRRERLDALHEPQTVTVSFTVSTYRRR comes from the coding sequence ATGACACCGGCCGACCGCGGGAATGACCCACTGCCACCCCGGGTCGTCGCGGCACTGCGGTGTTCGGTGTGCGGTGACCCGATCGGCGCAGCGGGACCCACGCTGCGTTGCGGGAACCGCCACTCTTTCGATCTAGCGCGCCAGGGTTACGTGAACCTGTTGCACGCGCGAATCCCGGCCGGGACGGCGGACACCGCACCGATGGTCGCGGCGCGCGCGGACTTCCTCGCGTCGGGCGCCTACGAGCCGCTGGCGGACGAGCTGGCCCGCGTGTGCGCGGACGCCGGCGGCCTGGTGATCGACGCGGGCGCGGGCACGGGGTACTACCTCGCCCGGGTGCTGGAGGCGTCGGAGGCGTTCGGCCTCGCGCTGGACGTCTCGGCGGTCGCGCTGCGGCGGGCGGCGCGGGCCCACCCGCGGCTGGGCGCGGCGGTGTGGAACCTGTGGGAGCCGTGGCCGGTGGGCGACAGGGTGGCGTCTGTCGTGCTGAACGTCTTCGCGCCGCGCAACGGGCCGGAGTTCCACCGCGTGCTGCGGCCCGGCGGCCTGCTGGTCGTCGCGGCCCCGGCCCCGGACCACCTCCGCGAGCTGGGCGACCTGGTGCTGGCCGTCGACGAGCGCAAGGACGAGCGCCTCGACGCCACCCTCGGCGAGTACTTCACGCGCACGGACCGCACGGAGGTCCGGCGCGAAGTGGCGCTGACGCCGCGGCAGGTCCGCCAGGCGGTCGAGATGGGCCCCGCCGCGTTCCACCTGGACCGCGACGGGCGCCGGGAGCGGCTCGACGCGCTTCACGAGCCGCAGACCGTCACGGTGTCGTTCACGGTCTCTACCTACCGGCGACGCTGA
- a CDS encoding (2Fe-2S)-binding protein produces the protein MKPDWTASATRLADAEWVRARIGGAAKLYGCARPEVLGTIWWYSLSSVLVGPAVEGLVAGTPVDPSLDAVELDLVADGRFLGARSTRPLDGGLPALGAALTGALGTAIATIAAVSGARERALGAIATDSIGNRLLWTPDPERAMTLAGPLVDAIDLSLPKPRFVRVGRTPAVRRASCCLIYEVGNPKCVSCPRQTPEEREARLRAALG, from the coding sequence GTGAAGCCCGACTGGACCGCCTCCGCGACCCGGCTCGCGGACGCGGAGTGGGTGCGGGCCCGCATCGGCGGCGCGGCGAAGCTGTACGGCTGCGCGCGACCGGAGGTGCTGGGGACGATCTGGTGGTACTCGCTGTCGTCGGTGCTGGTCGGGCCGGCGGTGGAGGGCCTGGTGGCCGGGACGCCGGTCGATCCGTCGCTGGACGCCGTGGAGCTCGACCTCGTCGCCGACGGGCGCTTCCTCGGCGCCCGGTCCACCCGTCCGCTCGACGGCGGCCTCCCCGCACTGGGCGCCGCCCTCACCGGCGCCCTCGGCACCGCGATCGCCACCATCGCCGCCGTCAGCGGGGCGCGCGAGCGCGCGCTCGGGGCGATCGCCACCGACTCGATCGGCAACCGGCTGCTGTGGACGCCGGATCCGGAGCGCGCGATGACTCTCGCCGGACCGCTGGTGGACGCGATCGACCTGAGTCTGCCGAAGCCGCGGTTCGTCCGCGTGGGCCGCACCCCCGCCGTCCGGCGTGCTTCGTGCTGCCTGATCTACGAAGTCGGCAACCCGAAGTGCGTGAGCTGCCCACGTCAGACGCCCGAA
- a CDS encoding [protein-PII] uridylyltransferase, whose translation MADGGELVKATERLLEGRHGRLGASALRAALVDLYEFWLGRGASAAGVDTAEPGVALVAVGGLGRRELVPFSDLDLLLVHNGNSGVGEIADALWYPLWDAKIGLDHSVRTPGEALKVASEDLRVAMGLLDARHLAGDAELSGRLVAAARDQWRRTARKQIPDMTASVRQRWARSGEIAQSAEPDLKHGRGGLRDFAVLEALAAAQLTARPGEELLEAKGLLLDVRTELRREIRRERDVLSAPEAELVAAELGFGDRFTLARKLSGAGRTIAYALDVALRSTVEPPKTRFGRRPSRTPLAENVVLHGNEVALARDAVPAKDPALLLRVAAASARTGKPIALGTLKALAESAPELRAPWPAEALNALVELLGAGEGLVDAVESLDRTGLWSRLFPEWGAVRDLPPRSPVHQWTVDRHLVRTCVEAAKLTTTVSRPDLLLIGALLHDIGKGRDADHSELGAKISAQVAARLGLSPADAATVSAMVRHHLLLPHTATRRDISEPATVARVVKTLDSDLVLVELLHALTQADSLATGPGVWTDWKARLLAQLAAGCEEVLHGKGFTAPEPMDDEQRELVAAAVASGTGEIRISSHGKVVTVLLAVPARAELLAPAAGVLALNSLEVHSAVLRGHDGGRAGVFTASPKFGSLPDATLLREQFARAVAGTLPLTQRLAAKERDYGPPPPVAPKVLWFDDETTGPDTVVLELRAADRIGLLFRVAGALRRCDAEVRWAKASTLGGAVVDSFAVTPRSGHIEPGWRREVEQAVLAAAS comes from the coding sequence ATGGCCGACGGGGGCGAACTGGTCAAGGCCACCGAGCGTTTGCTCGAGGGCAGGCACGGGAGGCTGGGGGCGTCCGCACTGCGGGCGGCCCTGGTCGACCTCTACGAGTTCTGGCTGGGCAGGGGAGCCTCGGCGGCCGGCGTCGACACCGCGGAACCGGGTGTCGCGCTGGTCGCCGTGGGCGGGCTCGGCCGCCGGGAACTGGTGCCGTTCTCCGATCTTGACCTGCTGCTGGTGCACAACGGCAACAGCGGCGTCGGCGAGATCGCGGACGCGCTCTGGTATCCCTTGTGGGACGCCAAAATCGGGCTGGACCACTCGGTCCGCACGCCCGGTGAGGCGCTGAAGGTCGCTTCGGAGGACCTGCGCGTGGCCATGGGCCTGCTCGACGCCCGGCACCTCGCCGGGGACGCCGAGCTGAGCGGCCGGCTGGTGGCCGCGGCGCGGGACCAGTGGCGCCGCACCGCGCGCAAGCAGATCCCGGACATGACCGCGTCGGTCCGGCAGCGCTGGGCCCGCAGCGGCGAAATCGCGCAGTCCGCCGAGCCGGACCTCAAGCACGGCCGGGGCGGGCTGCGGGACTTCGCCGTCCTGGAAGCCCTCGCCGCGGCGCAGCTCACCGCGCGTCCGGGCGAGGAACTCCTGGAAGCGAAGGGGCTCCTGCTCGACGTCCGCACCGAGCTGCGGCGCGAGATCCGGCGTGAACGGGACGTCCTGTCCGCGCCGGAAGCCGAACTGGTCGCCGCCGAACTCGGCTTCGGCGACCGGTTCACGCTGGCCCGCAAGCTTTCCGGGGCGGGGCGCACGATCGCGTACGCACTCGACGTCGCGCTCCGGTCCACTGTGGAGCCGCCGAAGACGCGCTTCGGACGGCGTCCGTCCCGGACACCGCTCGCGGAAAACGTGGTGCTGCACGGCAACGAGGTGGCGCTGGCCCGCGACGCCGTCCCGGCGAAGGACCCGGCGTTGCTGCTGCGGGTTGCCGCCGCGTCGGCGCGGACGGGCAAGCCGATCGCGCTCGGCACGCTCAAGGCGCTGGCCGAGTCGGCACCGGAGCTGCGTGCCCCGTGGCCGGCCGAGGCGCTGAACGCGCTGGTCGAGCTGCTGGGCGCCGGCGAAGGCCTGGTCGACGCGGTCGAATCGCTCGACCGCACCGGTTTGTGGTCCCGGCTGTTCCCGGAGTGGGGCGCGGTCCGCGACCTGCCGCCGCGCTCGCCGGTGCACCAGTGGACGGTCGACCGGCACCTGGTGCGCACCTGCGTGGAGGCGGCCAAGCTGACCACCACGGTGTCGCGCCCCGACCTGCTGCTGATCGGCGCGCTGCTGCACGACATCGGCAAGGGCCGCGACGCCGACCACTCGGAGCTGGGCGCCAAGATCTCCGCCCAGGTCGCGGCCCGGCTCGGGCTCAGCCCGGCCGACGCGGCCACAGTGTCGGCGATGGTCCGCCACCACCTCCTGCTGCCGCACACCGCGACGCGGCGCGACATCAGCGAACCGGCCACGGTGGCGCGGGTGGTCAAGACCCTGGACAGCGACCTCGTCCTGGTCGAGCTGCTGCACGCATTGACGCAGGCCGACTCGCTGGCCACCGGGCCGGGAGTCTGGACGGACTGGAAGGCGCGCCTGCTGGCGCAGCTGGCGGCAGGCTGCGAAGAAGTGTTGCACGGCAAGGGGTTCACCGCCCCGGAACCGATGGACGACGAACAGCGCGAGCTCGTCGCGGCGGCCGTGGCGTCGGGGACGGGCGAGATCCGGATCAGCTCGCACGGCAAGGTGGTCACGGTCCTGCTGGCCGTCCCGGCCCGGGCGGAACTCCTCGCTCCGGCGGCGGGCGTGCTGGCGCTGAATTCCCTGGAGGTCCACTCGGCGGTCCTGCGCGGTCACGACGGCGGCCGCGCGGGCGTGTTCACGGCGTCCCCGAAGTTCGGGTCGTTGCCGGACGCGACCCTGCTGCGGGAGCAGTTCGCCAGGGCGGTCGCGGGCACGTTGCCGCTGACCCAGCGGCTGGCGGCGAAGGAGCGCGACTACGGCCCCCCGCCACCGGTCGCCCCGAAGGTGCTCTGGTTCGACGACGAGACGACGGGCCCGGACACGGTGGTCCTGGAGCTGCGCGCGGCCGACCGCATCGGCCTGCTGTTCCGGGTGGCGGGCGCCTTGCGCCGGTGCGACGCGGAGGTCCGCTGGGCGAAGGCGTCGACGCTGGGTGGCGCGGTGGTGGACTCCTTCGCGGTGACGCCCCGCAGCGGCCACATCGAGCCGGGCTGGCGCCGAGAGGTCGAGCAGGCCGTCCTGGCGGCGGCTTCCTAG